The following nucleotide sequence is from bacterium.
AGAAAGGGAAAGTCGCCCTGGCCCCAGTTTTTCCGCCAGTCCTGAATCATCAGCGGAAACAGCGTGCGGTATTGAAAAGCGCGCGCGGCATTGCTTTCGCCTTGATACCAGATGGCGCCGCGAATGGCAAAGGGCATCAACGGGCGCAGCATGGCATTGTACAGGACCGTCGGCTGATTGGGATTGTTCGGCGATAGCGGCTCGGGCCCGAGGACGTTGGTGTCGAATCCGATTTTGTAGCGCCAGGCGCCGGCCAGAGATATTTTTTCACCTTCGCGGCTCTCAAGGTACATCTGTTTGGGCTCGCCCCAAATGCCGCCGGTGCCGCCGATATCCTCCACGTGTACGACAATGCGGTTGACCCCTTGCTTGATCGCCGCGGCCGGTACCGGGTAGGTTCGCAACGCGTTGGCGTCCTGCAGCCCGCCGACCGCTACGCCGTTGACCCAAGTGAGATCGTTATCATTGATCGGACCAAGATGCAGGGTCCACGCTGATTGCGCCATAGAGCGGGGAAGGGTGAACTCTTTGCTGAACCACACGATGCCGTCCAGTTTCGGGTAGCCTGCATTTTCCCATTTACCGGGAAGGTTCATCGTTTTCCATCGGGATATATCGCAGGACGCTTCATTCCAGACCGGCCGGCCGTCTTGGATGCCGCTGTCGCCGGCTGCGATCTGAGCTTTGCGGCTCGCCATGATGGACTCGTATTCAGCCAGTGATTGAATGCGCATCGAGTCCATTCGTGCGATTTGCTCTTGAAAATAAGGCATGGTTTTCAACGCGGCCTCGCTGGTCCAGGCTTCCGCCACCGTGCCGC
It contains:
- a CDS encoding 9-O-acetylesterase, which translates into the protein MNTTKSLLRLLILALLLSGCSWFSQPAKNIRLIALFNDHMVLQRDVVLPVWGKANAGGVVTVEIKDQRKQTQVKEDGSWLVRLDPLAAGGPYQLRVIGADTVRFNNVMVGEIWICSGQSNMEMPLAGWGQVINYEQEIHDALYPDIRLFQVKHTVSRTPLDTISCPGWSACGPETIPQFSAVAYFFGRELYKTLAVPIGLVHTSWGGTVAEAWTSEAALKTMPYFQEQIARMDSMRIQSLAEYESIMASRKAQIAAGDSGIQDGRPVWNEASCDISRWKTMNLPGKWENAGYPKLDGIVWFSKEFTLPRSMAQSAWTLHLGPINDNDLTWVNGVAVGGLQDANALRTYPVPAAAIKQGVNRIVVHVEDIGGTGGIWGEPKQMYLESREGEKISLAGAWRYKIGFDTNVLGPEPLSPNNPNQPTVLYNAMLRPLMPFAIRGAIWYQGESNAARAFQYRTLFPLMIQDWRKNWGQGDFPFL